Genomic window (Nymphaea colorata isolate Beijing-Zhang1983 chromosome 1, ASM883128v2, whole genome shotgun sequence):
GTGTAAAAGAAAGCTCTTATACTCACTATGTTCCAACAATTATTTTGGTGTTTACTTGAGTTTGATTGCCACTGAAGATCCTTGCCAttccaaaatctgaaattttaggGTTCATCTGCTCATCGAGTAAAACATTGGCTGCTTTGAGGTCGCGGTGGATAATGCTGAGTCGGGAATCATGATGAAGATAAACCATGCCCCTTGCAATCCCCATCATAATATTGAGTCTCGTCTCCCAATCTAACAATACTCGCCTTTGTGGATCTGTATGCCACCATAATTAACTTAgttgacctctctctctctctttctctctctttgatatGGGATGCATTCCACAATCATTTTGCAATTACATATCAGAAGTTAAAAATTCTCAAGTACTATTTCTTGGTCAGTCTGATCTGATGCACCTGATTAACATTTTGTAGAACAATAAAAAGTGTGTTCCTAAGTTTTTCATTGGGATCTCACGTAATATTTTGTTCACCTACAGAAATTTGCAATGCTTGGACCATGGATCCCAATTCCAAGGAGAAGATCAACTTACAACCCAATGCTTGTAAAGTTGGTCCCATTGAATAGCGTCACCAAGAAAACGCCAGCCAGGTTTTTCAACACCAACTTGCTGGACCACGTAACTTGGtgttgcttcttcttcctctcttacATTTTCACAAGATTGTGGAAATTGCAGTAGAAGAATGTTATTCTCTAGACATTTCTAGGGTCCAAGAGAAAATCTGAGTCTTCTTGTTGTATAGTCAGTGGGTCATGCGGACCACACCTtataatagaaaagaaaaattttgtagaTTGGTGGAAATTTACTTGTATGACCGACCTAAATCCTAATTATGAACCACTAGAGTTAGGGGTTACGCCTCAACATTGTCCTAACTAATCAGCGGTTATGGAtgtccaaaattttcatatgcatCTTTCACCCAccaaagaagagagagagagagagaggaaaaaaaaaacataaacgcTTAGAAATGATATTATATGAAGAGCGTGGAATTTGTACCAGTGAGAAAGGTGTCAAGGCTTTTGTTGGGGAGATACTCATAAATGAGCAGCACTTCCTCCTCCTCCGTGCAACACCCCAAAAGCCTTACCAAgttcttgtgttgaagatttCCTATCAGTTTAACCTCATTCTTGAACTCCCTTATGCCTTGGCCCGAATATTGGGAAAGCCTCTTGACTGCTATTTCCTGTCCACCTGGGAGAATACCCTGAGAAGAAAAACTCAAGTATTTCAACCATGTATAATTAGTGGGTAGACTTTTTCTGGAGATGAAGTGGTGTTTTGAAACGTAGGAGATGGGAGTGAAAGTTTTGAAATCGCGTAATATGGAGTAGTTAATTAAGTACCTTGTAGACGGGACCAAATCCACCTTGGCCGAGTTTGTTCAACTCTGAAAAGTTATGTGTGGCTGCTCGAACCGTCTTAAGTCCTACCATTGCTACTTCATAGTTTGTACCATGCTGGTAATTCGGCCCGTTTAGGTCAAGCAATGATGTCTCCCTTTCATATATCATTTTTTCTATTCATCATGAAAAAGCTGATTTGTTATTTCAACCCAAAtcgataaaaaatgaaattaaaggaAGAAAGAATATGTGAGCGAAACAAATAGGAATAAAGTATCAATCCCAAAAAAagtttgtgtatgtgtgtggtGGATAATTTAATAGTGGATGTGATTGGTGTATTTGATTCGACGGAGCTCAGACTTGTATGATCATGGCTGTAGTTTCGAATGAATTTCACTGATTTATGGATACAACCCAGAATAAGACGTCAATAATGTTACAAAGTAcctctcattttttattgtctttAACATTATTTTTCGTTACTCGGGCGACCCAACGTCGGCCCCCACCGACAAATTGACAAGAGAACATATGAGTAGACCTTCTATAGAGTCGGTATTGACTATCGGGCAGTGAGTAAAACATGAAAGGAAGAATTCATGAATGGttttatacataaataaatgtAACTTGTATTCGCTTACCTTGAGAGGAGGCGCTGTGCAATCAATGGATGTGAAAGAGGAATatagaaatgttttttttcttcataattaaATGTTAATTAAAGTATTTCTGGCTACTCTTAAAACTTAGAATGAGCAATAATTCTGTAGGAGCACTGTTAGTTAacattttaatttaaattatgaGATAAGGTCAGTAGCTTCTTTACCCATGTGTTTCCTTGTTCGAACGATGAACACGATACAAGCAACCAAGAGACCACCTCCTATGGGGCATACGATCGTAATAATTCTCCAAAAAGCTCTTCCACTGTTTCCTGCATTTAATTAACAGTTTTAGATAGATTGTTAAGACTGTAGCTAATAGAAAGATGGATGTGTTCAAACATTATAACTGGTAAACAAGATAGAGTggataatttaaaataataacagTAGCAAGCTCACAGCCAGATATGTAACAGTTATTATCGGTTTTTCAGAGCGACAAAATGCAGAAATGACTTGGAAATTACGTCCACAAAAGCGAAGATTAGTGGAAAAACTGGGGACTGATTAAGTAACAGTATGAAGCTGGGCATCTTTcctgagtaaaaaaaaaaaagaagcggGATACATCAAACAGTATTGAAGAGAGGACGGTAGCATGCACCTGAATGATTATCCAGAGGTAATGCAGGAGAGCGGGGCCCATAATTAGCCGCCGGGGACGGCGACTCCGTCGGCTTTGAAAACTTTCCGAAGAATGGGTAGATCTCGTATCTCAGAACACAACTTCCAGATAAAATTCTAGCCCCCTGTTTATGTAGGCAACAAGATGAAATGGAATTTACGGAATTGTTCAAACAGAAACGGCAGGCAGCAGGCGACAAGTCTCTTGTGCACTGCACCATTCCATAGACCGTCACGTTGTCTGCGTAGGGAACGGCACCGGTGGCGTACGACAGGGAAGACTTGTTGGTGGTAGCCAACCCGGTGAGTTTGCTGAATAAGGATAGCACAATTGGCCTGAACTGTGAGGGATTAGAGATGGCATTGCTGTTCTGCAGGGCCTCTCTGGGGAAATCTGCAACCCCAAAGAAATTGTCACTTGAGTAGCGCAAGAGGCAATTTTCTTCCCAAACCACACCAGCTTTGAAGTTGGCGCACAACAGGAGGATCAGAGAACCAGCAATTGCTGCACAACTGCGGCATTCATCGGCCGAGACATCTATGTGACACTGCACCAGGCCATAGACTTGGTCCGGCTCCTTGCCCACCGTGGTGTTGTAAAAGAAGCCAGGAAGGGAGGAGGCATTGGCTGTGAGAGAGGCCACGAGGGTCTTGAGGTTTTTCTCGAAGGTGGCTGTGTAGGCGGTTGGAGAGGTGGGGCAGGAACTGAGCTGGGCCTTGGCAACGtgaaagagatgaaagagaaTTGCAAGGAACTTGATGCCTGTAATGCCATCCATCCTATAGGTGATCCACGGCTAATGTCGTTCTGGTTTTGGATGCCAAGGATGTATGGTAATAAGAGAACGAACAATTGGGCTTTTAAATGGAAGAAAGAACGAGGCCAACAACATCTCTCGAGTCTTTCTCGCCGAGTTTGTAAAATCGGTGACAGACTCTCACCCATTTTTAGTTTCTGAAGTATATTTTCTTTGGTCGCCTCTCTCACTCTTACACGGATCAGCTCATTAAAGAATGATAAAAGGGAGACCACCGACCCTTTCCTTGACTCTGTTGACATGAGAAGCAACCAGGCAACTGACATGAAGCGGCAATTCATCgatttaacaatattttatgcTTAGTGTAAGTCAACTGTGAATTTGGGTTGCTCTGATTTCACATTTGCTGCAGCAGTCGCGGTCCTTTAGTATGCGATATTGGTCCAAGGTCTTGGGAATACCCATTTTCGTTTTATGACTTGTATACTTCGCTGTTTGGAAAGAGCATCATAATATGCACCTATCTCAGATCtattaaacatttttaaaagtgtATCATGTATCTGCTCCACTTTTTAGAGCAAATATAGCGTACTGTTACTGCTGCCATAAAAAGTGCAAATGACATGGATGTGTATATCTTTATAACACCATGTATGAGACGAGAACGAATATATGGCAGGATACAGATGAATTTCAAATGTGTCCCTTTCATCAAAATTCCAATCTGAACGTGTTCCTTGCGACTCCAGGTAGAAAAACTGGAGAAATTGACGAGAGAAGTTTCGGAGGATCTTCTGCTTGCCTGCGTCCACTCGCTTCCTGGTAGATGATGCAACTGATCGATATGTGCTTCGCACTATCTCATTTCCTCAACATTGTGCTTAATAACCACTTTGATGTTGATTAATGAGAAGGGCAATTCTACCAGATCGTGAACATATCGTTTATAATTTGGAACTCATTTCAGGCTGATTTCCCTAAATTTTCGACATACTCGTGATTTCTGTTGAACAGAAATCAGCAGTTCAAGGACTTGAACCGAATTGGCCTTTTAAGATGATATGCCATTCAAGTGGGTTTTTTTTTGCCGGTTTCTGATCCGACAGATAGTGCGATCTTAAGCTAGAGTAGTTTGATCGGAAACATGCATAACTGAAGTTAATATCATTTCGTTTAGATGTGTttttgaacaataaaaaaaaattaatagccCTGATTACAACGAATTAAACTTGGTTGCCACATTTTTCAACTGTGAAACTAACTTTAATAAAGTTTGTTTTATCTTAAATTACTAGTCATAAAAACGTTgggatatatattatattatataatatttaatatATAGATTTCTATTCTCTCATAATaaatctctctctgtctctctctcatttggtcGGACTAGGGTTTCGGCAGTCAAAACCCTTGTCCAACCATCGTCTCCCTCTTTTGTGCGGCGTCGTTTCGCTTGAGCCCGACCCATCGTTGCTCCTGGTCTCACCATTATCGTCATCCCCTCCTTCAGTAGCGAATACCGCCGCCTTCAAAGGAGGAAAATCAAGCCCTTCACTGCTGCAGCCTATTCCTTTCAtcaatttgctgcattattgTCTGGTAtattctccctttctttcttcagCAATGACTAGCATCTATCCTAATTTAAtgccttttctctttgttgATATTTGAGAAATGCCAAAAACCTCTTATGGTAATTATTGGCCTTTTGTAAATTTGGCATAAACATGACATCTAGGATGCAAGCGCCCTGTTTTAACCTTGAAGGTAACTTATCTCATTGTGATTGTAGAAAAGGGGACGACTTCAAGTGAAGGAACTGAAGCTCAAAGTGGAAGCTGTAAATAAAAGGGAACCACCGTATACAACAATCAAGGAGATCGATGATTTGTGTGTTCTCTTCAAtagttgtaaatttgtaatgcTTCATGCATGACTTCTCTGCTTGGTTATCAGATCTCCTAGTTGTTCACTTATAACACTTCTCATGTTTGGACATTCATAGTAACAAATATACACGACTTTACAGTGCATACAGTTAGCTGGTATAGCAATGGAGGACAACTGTGGGATGGTAGCAACAGTGAAGTTGATGATCCAAAAGATGATGTTGCAAATAAGTGCAGCCACGACACtaatagaaaaagaacaatTATGAGGTTATCAGTTGTAAATATGTAGTTTAGCTATTATTAAGAATCGATTAGTTTAGTAAAATGACTTTTTGTAGCAACATTTTAGTTTGATAAGATAAGAAACAGTATCTATTATCCAGTAATGGCCTTCGTTTATTTACAATGGTTTTTATGTAGTTTTACCAAATATTGTCACCGTTGtgttaattctttttttctcacttGGTGACGTGGAATAATTGCAGGCTCGTTTTATGCTTGGTCTAGAGCACTATTACAATGAAATGAACATGAACTAGGCACTATGGAATTAGAAAAGGTAAAAGTATACTTCTTGAAAGCGGTTGAAAGATTGTTTACTTTTGTCAACACAATTCTTTCTGGAGTTCTACAAAATAATATGGAAGCaagtccaattttttttttttaaatcttggATAATAGGACGATTAAGTTGAAAATTGCCGTATGACATTTGTTTGGGTTGGTTGCAGCAGGGTGGGTTGAAAAATCGTGTGGcaaattttaatgaaaatgagaaCTTTGTCTCGTCTGATGTAGATCTTATCATACCTTCATCTAGAAGGTAATGATTCAGTTCATAGTATTAGTTGTTTGACAATCTACGGAGtgatttcttttactttttcattatTCTTCATTCATGCTCTCACATGTTGTTTGttaatttataaaaactattatGTTGTCAATGTCAACAAATTCTAAACTGTATCACGCAGGCAACCATCATGTTCATCTAGGAGGTCTTTTGGTAGCGGTGAATCAAATCACCGGCATATATAGAACATTTCAGCTTGCCAATTCCCCACGGCTCACCCGTTGAATAGAATTCCCCACGAGACCTTTCCCGACAGCCCTGAATCCGTTGGCAAATGAATGGCCGACGGCTTGTGGGGGGTTTTGCCAACAGTGAGAACCGTTGGCAACTCCCAAGATTGTTTAGTGACGTTTCGATTACAGTGAGGTGCTTTAAATTAAAATAGATCGGAGTGGAGGGTTTGCAAAGCTCATTGCTCGATAGAAAAGGTACACTTACATCGGTTAAAGTTCATTTATTAACCAATATACCTATTGATTAATAAATGAGCAAAAATTGGGGAATGCTTTTTACCATATTCATCCTCATATGCACACTTTAGGAAATGGCTCATTTATgcatttaaagaaaatgattaacCTCTACTTTTCAAATGGACAACATGCATGGATAGAGCCCCGAATTTTTCATTATAgaggccaaactatagtttgaaaatttaaataggggttgaaatataaatttttatacaaattaaaataaaattttaaatgtagtTTTTTTTCCCGCTTCCTTCATTTGCTAACGGAACTGGGGGAAGGGCCTATCAAATCATCCCTCCCTTTGCAGCTTGTTGCTGAATTTTGTGATATTCTACGACACCTTGCAACTTTAATCTTGTTTTAATGCATCTTTCAtttgatgctctctctctctcacacacacactcacacacacacacacacacacagaaatgGGTGCCTATACTTTTGTCCTTAAGAAGGGCGTTTTCCATCTAGCCGGCACGGTCTTTTCTGGTCCAAAACAAATCCTTGACACACATTTAtccttgtgcaagactttcATGCAAAGAAATATATTTACAATTAATTGACTTATATGTTATAGATAAGAAAATattgtttatttaattaaaaggccttattttttttccatttgttataAGATTTTAACAGTGAGTATTCAACTACCAACGAGTTGGTTTACCTCCCAGGGAGGATGCTTTGGTCTTTTGATGACCAGATTCCACAGTTCTCGCACTCCTAACTATATTAACCTACTAAGATGTCCAACGCTATATGTTTTCAAAAGacaaatgttttaaaatctgatGAGAAAATCAGATTTTCCAAGATCACGAAAATCATCGGCATTAATTAGATTGGTTTTTCGGCAACTATAAGCGCCTACACATGTCCACTTGGGTAACAGTTGAACTTGACTTTTATATCAAACACACAATCTCTTTCACTTTTCCACTTACAAATGAATTTTCCTGCACAAGTCTTCTGCATAACATGACTAAGTAATTTCCT
Coding sequences:
- the LOC116246299 gene encoding cysteine-rich receptor-like protein kinase 44, producing MDGITGIKFLAILFHLFHVAKAQLSSCPTSPTAYTATFEKNLKTLVASLTANASSLPGFFYNTTVGKEPDQVYGLVQCHIDVSADECRSCAAIAGSLILLLCANFKAGVVWEENCLLRYSSDNFFGVADFPREALQNSNAISNPSQFRPIVLSLFSKLTGLATTNKSSLSYATGAVPYADNVTVYGMGARILSGSCVLRYEIYPFFGKFSKPTESPSPAANYGPRSPALPLDNHSEKMIYERETSLLDLNGPNYQHGTNYEVAMVGLKTVRAATHNFSELNKLGQGGFGPVYKGILPGGQEIAVKRLSQYSGQGIREFKNEVKLIGNLQHKNLVRLLGCCTEEEEVLLIYEYLPNKSLDTFLTDPQRRVLLDWETRLNIMMGIARGMVYLHHDSRLSIIHRDLKAANVLLDEQMNPKISDFGMARIFSGNQTQVNTKIIVGTYGYMAPEYAMDGFFSIKSDVYSFGILLLEIISGQLNRKFNHSHQEARSLVGFAWILWNQGMGLEFVDPLLRETSPAREILRCLRIGLLCVQEDAESRPTMSSVLLMLGGECLALPMPTVPAFSTRKIKDGSSKSESSSVNGVTDTEVNPR